A genomic segment from Janibacter sp. DB-40 encodes:
- a CDS encoding APC family permease: protein MGPTNTPPAPAEGQLKRSLGRVETFFIGFGAMIGFGWITTTSTWLNDAGTLGAALGFVIGGAIMGLVGLVYAELVSAMPRAGGEHNYLLRGFGPRLAFIGSWGIVGGYVSVAAFEAVAIPRTIAYIVPEVYSVPLWTVADSDVYLVWALIGTATAAFLTVLNIRGIKSASLLQTSVVIFLIVMALAMIGLTFLEGDVSNAQPLFTRTSGLLAVLVVVPFFFVGFDVIPQSAEEINVPPRKIGRLVLVSVAMATLFYIVIILTTSTALPAAEMQDFDLATADAMDALAGEFGSNLVIAGGLAGLMTSWNAFLIGASRLMWAMARSGMLPTWFAKLHPTHRTPSNALIFIGIVCAIAPFFGEVMMGWLVASSSPSIVITYLLVSVVFLVLRRRDPGMDRPLRIGGRAPGGGTAIGVAAVIATACLLALYIPGMPAALDIQPYVIFGLWWLLGLAFLLRIPGGVRPGPDAEDDLLGKLAERGRGPRAHS from the coding sequence ATGGGACCGACGAACACGCCACCGGCTCCGGCCGAGGGGCAGCTGAAGCGCTCCCTGGGGCGCGTGGAGACCTTCTTCATCGGCTTCGGCGCGATGATCGGCTTCGGCTGGATCACGACGACGAGCACCTGGCTCAACGACGCAGGGACGCTCGGCGCAGCGCTCGGCTTCGTCATCGGTGGCGCCATCATGGGCCTCGTCGGGCTCGTCTACGCGGAGCTGGTGTCGGCGATGCCGCGGGCCGGAGGGGAGCACAACTACCTCTTGCGCGGCTTCGGTCCGCGACTGGCCTTCATCGGATCCTGGGGGATCGTCGGCGGCTACGTCAGCGTCGCCGCATTCGAGGCCGTGGCGATCCCGAGGACCATCGCCTACATCGTGCCCGAGGTGTACTCGGTGCCGCTGTGGACCGTCGCCGACTCGGACGTATACCTCGTGTGGGCACTCATCGGGACCGCCACGGCAGCCTTCCTCACAGTCCTGAACATTCGCGGCATCAAGTCAGCCAGCCTCCTGCAGACATCGGTCGTCATCTTCCTCATCGTCATGGCCCTGGCCATGATCGGCCTGACGTTCCTGGAGGGCGACGTCAGCAACGCGCAACCGCTCTTCACCCGCACTTCCGGCCTGCTGGCCGTGCTCGTCGTCGTGCCCTTCTTCTTCGTCGGCTTCGACGTCATCCCGCAGTCGGCGGAGGAGATCAACGTCCCTCCGCGCAAGATCGGCCGATTGGTCCTCGTCTCCGTGGCGATGGCCACGCTCTTCTACATCGTCATCATCCTGACCACGTCGACGGCCCTGCCGGCCGCGGAGATGCAGGACTTCGACCTGGCGACCGCCGATGCGATGGACGCACTCGCCGGCGAGTTCGGCAGCAACCTCGTCATCGCCGGCGGGCTCGCGGGGCTGATGACATCGTGGAACGCCTTCCTCATCGGCGCCTCACGGCTGATGTGGGCCATGGCCAGGTCGGGCATGTTGCCGACGTGGTTCGCGAAGCTGCACCCGACTCACCGCACCCCGAGCAACGCCTTGATCTTCATCGGCATCGTCTGCGCGATCGCGCCCTTCTTCGGGGAGGTGATGATGGGCTGGCTCGTCGCCTCCAGCTCACCGTCGATCGTGATCACGTACCTGCTCGTGTCGGTCGTCTTCCTCGTGCTGCGGCGGCGTGACCCCGGGATGGACCGGCCGCTGAGGATCGGGGGCCGCGCGCCGGGTGGTGGCACAGCGATCGGCGTGGCTGCCGTGATCGCCACCGCGTGCCTCCTGGCGCTCTACATCCCCGGCATGCCCGCCGCGCTCGACATCCAGCCCTACGTCATCTTCGGGCTCTGGTGGCTGCTGGGCCTGGCGTTCCTGCTCCGCATCCCCGGCGGCGTCAGGCCGGGACCGGACGCCGAGGACGACCTTCTCGGCAAACTGGCCGAGCGTGGTCGTGGTCCGCGAGCACACTCATGA
- a CDS encoding AMP-binding protein, with translation MIERIAGATHASLTEGFRWDVPEQFNIGTACSTEQDQEALALVEVVGEQIRRYTFGDLTEQSDHLAGGLQRLGVSRGDRVAVMLPQGLACGIAHLATYKLGAIAIPLTQLFGPQALGYRLGDSGTRVVITDPASLELVVEVTRDLDGVDIVVAGGQPGGEHVTLEGLMEDAPFGFEAEATRSEDPAVIIYTSGTTGAPKGALHAHRVLLGHLPGFELMYDYFPREGDRIWTPADWAWIGGLFDVLMPAWFHGRPVIATPKARFEPESALRLMVEHEVTATFLPPTALKMMRQADLPDLAHSLRVIMSGGEPLGGEMLAWSRERFGVDINEIYGQTEANILVGNSSAVWDVRPGSMGLPYPGHHVAVLGADGELAAPGTEGEIVLRADDPVVMLGYWNNPGATEDKFTTITGSDDQPHRWLRTGDLGSVDEDGYFWFSSREDDVITSAGYRIGPAEIEECVIGHPAVAMVAAVGVPDELRGEVVKVFVKLADAYSPSDELAGEIRAHVRARLATYEYPREVEFIDELPMTTTGKVRRSELRSARRAPKP, from the coding sequence ATGATCGAGAGGATCGCCGGAGCGACGCACGCCAGCCTGACAGAGGGCTTTCGCTGGGACGTCCCGGAGCAGTTCAACATCGGCACGGCGTGCTCGACCGAGCAGGACCAGGAGGCACTCGCCCTCGTCGAGGTGGTCGGCGAGCAGATCCGCCGCTACACCTTCGGGGACCTGACCGAGCAATCGGATCATCTGGCCGGAGGTCTGCAGCGGCTCGGAGTGTCCCGAGGCGACCGGGTCGCGGTGATGCTCCCTCAGGGACTGGCCTGCGGGATCGCTCACCTGGCCACCTACAAGCTCGGTGCGATCGCGATCCCGCTGACCCAGCTCTTCGGTCCGCAGGCCCTCGGCTACCGGCTGGGCGACAGCGGCACCCGGGTCGTCATCACCGACCCGGCGAGCCTCGAGCTCGTCGTCGAGGTGACCCGGGACCTCGACGGTGTCGACATCGTGGTCGCCGGCGGGCAACCGGGGGGCGAGCACGTCACGCTGGAAGGACTGATGGAGGACGCCCCCTTCGGCTTCGAGGCGGAGGCGACGAGGTCCGAGGACCCGGCCGTGATCATCTACACCTCCGGCACGACCGGGGCACCGAAGGGCGCACTGCATGCCCACCGGGTGCTGCTGGGGCACTTGCCCGGCTTCGAGCTGATGTACGACTACTTCCCCCGGGAGGGCGATCGGATCTGGACCCCGGCGGACTGGGCGTGGATCGGCGGGCTCTTCGACGTGCTCATGCCGGCCTGGTTCCACGGACGGCCGGTCATCGCCACACCGAAGGCGCGCTTCGAGCCGGAGTCCGCCCTGCGCCTGATGGTCGAGCACGAGGTCACCGCGACCTTCCTGCCGCCGACGGCGTTGAAGATGATGCGGCAGGCAGACCTACCGGACCTGGCCCACTCCCTTCGCGTCATCATGAGTGGGGGCGAGCCCCTCGGAGGCGAGATGCTGGCCTGGAGCCGGGAGCGTTTCGGCGTGGACATCAACGAGATCTACGGCCAGACCGAGGCGAACATCCTCGTGGGCAACAGCTCCGCGGTCTGGGACGTGCGTCCCGGGTCGATGGGCCTGCCCTACCCCGGTCACCATGTCGCGGTGCTCGGAGCCGACGGCGAGCTGGCCGCTCCCGGGACCGAGGGGGAGATCGTGCTGCGTGCCGACGACCCCGTCGTGATGCTCGGGTACTGGAACAACCCCGGCGCCACGGAGGACAAGTTCACGACCATCACGGGAAGCGACGACCAGCCTCATCGCTGGCTGCGCACCGGCGACCTGGGGAGCGTCGACGAGGACGGCTACTTCTGGTTCAGCAGTCGCGAGGACGACGTGATCACATCCGCTGGGTACCGGATCGGTCCGGCCGAGATCGAAGAGTGCGTCATCGGGCACCCGGCCGTGGCGATGGTCGCCGCTGTCGGCGTCCCCGACGAGCTGCGCGGCGAGGTGGTCAAGGTCTTCGTCAAGCTCGCTGACGCGTACTCACCCTCCGACGAGCTGGCCGGCGAGATCCGGGCGCACGTGCGCGCCCGCCTCGCGACCTACGAGTACCCCCGCGAGGTGGAGTTCATCGACGAGCTGCCGATGACCACGACCGGCAAGGTCCGGCGCAGCGAGCTGAGGTCTGCGCGCCGGGCCCCCAAGCCCTAG
- a CDS encoding GAF domain-containing protein has product MTGGSLPHESVSVDAVSALLDLIVSDDASGTSIHTALAAEGISTAASEHLARQADQVRISFRRWRRREQELSAILSGVRELAELRDVDTLLERIVDRARRLLGADVAYLTGHHDNALRVRTTSGVVAPELRDLVVPVGVGLATRVVTQRTPQWTSDYQEHLEVPHGESVDKAVAAEGLRSLLGVPLLAGTEVLGALFAANRTSYEFSPDEIALLGAFADHAAIVLQTARLLETTQAAAKAAREATTVLSENLAATERASRVHEDLTSVVVGGGSAREIAETLSHSLGRRVVILGRDLVLVADAPFAGGDARAPALPTGPVREAIARSRRSGRCVPVEPDDEVEFAVTVVSDDALLGALLLGPGERELGPVERRTAERAAQIMALVTIKQDAILDAENRVSDEILSDLLHPRSQDPATITTRARGRGIHLDRVSSLVLLAVSAEARRPSLEAVRALPTSILVGEENGLLVALTSDVDAPGAADAMRQHLARRCTDHVLAVAGQPITEVEDVAAAFQTARRCAALLETMGRSDGVADVRAYTPYLAMFGAGGADPQEFIDVVVGPVISWDAGHGGDLLTTLAAFIDAQSSPTRTARRLHVHVNTVLQRLERITSLLGEDWREPELLFRISVATRMHGLIHPK; this is encoded by the coding sequence ATGACCGGCGGCTCACTTCCCCACGAGTCGGTATCCGTCGACGCCGTCTCGGCACTCCTCGATCTCATCGTCTCCGACGACGCATCGGGCACGAGCATCCACACCGCGCTGGCGGCAGAGGGCATCTCCACCGCGGCCAGCGAGCACCTCGCACGCCAGGCCGACCAGGTGCGCATCTCATTCCGCCGCTGGCGGCGACGTGAGCAGGAACTGTCCGCGATCCTCTCCGGCGTGCGCGAGCTCGCCGAGCTGCGCGACGTCGACACCCTCCTCGAGCGGATCGTGGACCGTGCACGCCGACTTCTCGGCGCCGACGTCGCCTACCTGACGGGGCACCATGACAACGCCCTGCGCGTGCGCACCACCTCGGGTGTCGTCGCCCCGGAGCTGCGTGATCTCGTCGTCCCGGTGGGCGTCGGTCTGGCCACCCGGGTGGTCACGCAGAGGACTCCGCAATGGACCTCGGACTACCAGGAGCACCTCGAGGTACCCCATGGAGAGAGCGTCGACAAGGCCGTGGCGGCGGAAGGCCTGCGGTCGTTGCTCGGCGTACCACTCCTGGCCGGTACCGAGGTCCTCGGAGCGCTTTTCGCCGCCAACCGCACCAGCTACGAGTTCAGTCCTGACGAGATCGCCCTGCTCGGCGCATTCGCCGACCACGCCGCCATCGTGCTGCAGACAGCGCGACTGCTCGAGACGACCCAGGCCGCCGCCAAGGCCGCTCGCGAGGCGACCACCGTGCTCTCCGAGAACCTCGCCGCCACCGAGCGTGCCAGCCGGGTCCACGAGGACCTCACCTCCGTCGTCGTCGGCGGTGGGTCCGCCCGGGAGATCGCCGAGACTCTCAGCCACTCCCTCGGCCGACGCGTCGTCATCCTCGGCCGGGACCTCGTGCTGGTGGCGGACGCCCCCTTCGCCGGTGGTGATGCGCGGGCTCCGGCCCTGCCCACGGGCCCCGTGCGTGAGGCCATCGCCCGGAGCCGTCGTTCCGGCCGGTGTGTGCCCGTCGAGCCCGACGACGAGGTCGAGTTCGCGGTTACCGTCGTCTCGGACGACGCCCTCCTGGGCGCCCTCCTGCTCGGCCCCGGCGAGCGGGAGCTCGGCCCGGTCGAGCGGCGCACCGCCGAGCGCGCCGCGCAGATCATGGCCCTGGTGACGATCAAGCAGGACGCGATCCTCGACGCCGAGAACAGGGTCAGCGACGAGATCCTCTCGGACCTGCTCCATCCCCGCAGCCAGGACCCGGCGACCATCACGACCCGGGCGCGCGGGCGCGGCATCCACCTCGATCGAGTGAGCTCGCTGGTGCTTCTGGCGGTTTCCGCCGAGGCCCGTCGCCCATCCCTGGAGGCGGTGCGGGCACTGCCCACGAGCATCCTCGTGGGCGAGGAGAACGGGCTCCTGGTGGCGCTCACCAGCGACGTCGATGCCCCCGGGGCCGCGGACGCGATGCGGCAGCACCTCGCGCGACGGTGCACGGACCACGTGCTCGCGGTGGCCGGTCAGCCGATCACCGAGGTCGAGGACGTGGCCGCTGCCTTCCAGACCGCACGTCGGTGCGCCGCGCTCCTCGAGACGATGGGCCGGAGCGACGGTGTCGCCGACGTGCGCGCCTACACGCCGTACCTCGCGATGTTCGGAGCCGGTGGCGCGGACCCACAGGAGTTCATCGACGTCGTGGTCGGCCCCGTCATCTCCTGGGACGCCGGTCACGGCGGCGACCTGCTGACGACGCTGGCGGCCTTCATCGACGCCCAGTCCAGCCCCACGCGGACCGCCCGCCGGCTGCACGTGCACGTCAACACCGTGCTGCAGCGGCTGGAGCGGATCACCTCGCTCCTCGGCGAGGACTGGCGGGAGCCGGAGCTCCTCTTCCGGATCTCGGTGGCCACCCGGATGCACGGCCTCATCCACCCGAAGTAG
- a CDS encoding oxidoreductase — MRTHIAALSALLTLPLAATASAAAPPSSSDWEVGVVDSDQSFRGLDAVDRDTAWVAGGSVSGGAGSVYRTTDGGETWQDVRPPGSDGLMFRDVEARDDDTAVVLAIGPGEASRVYRTTDGGQSWEEAFRNQEEAAFFNCIDFAPGDRVGLGVSDPVDGKFRIIRTTDGGASWEVLPDAGMPDSSGEVNFSASGDCLTMTGHDAWFGAGGEDARVYHSDDRGTTWEAGDAALPSGAAAGVFALDFANPRQGIAVGGDFADPSAGTSSTSGDGRQWDGAGELTHLGEDVAWINRGRATALTVGEGGGTGGTSITHDGGRTWERIGDEAFHTLDCVPSGECWAAGGDGRVGRSI, encoded by the coding sequence ATGCGCACACACATCGCTGCCCTGTCCGCCCTCCTCACCCTCCCGCTCGCCGCGACCGCGTCGGCGGCAGCACCCCCTTCGTCCTCGGACTGGGAGGTGGGCGTCGTCGACTCCGACCAGAGCTTCCGCGGGCTGGACGCCGTCGACCGGGATACCGCCTGGGTCGCCGGCGGCAGCGTCAGCGGTGGCGCCGGGTCGGTCTACCGGACCACCGATGGCGGCGAGACGTGGCAGGACGTGCGCCCGCCCGGCAGCGACGGGCTGATGTTCCGGGACGTCGAGGCGCGTGATGACGACACCGCTGTGGTCCTCGCGATCGGGCCGGGGGAGGCCTCACGGGTCTACCGGACCACCGACGGCGGGCAGTCGTGGGAGGAGGCCTTCCGCAACCAGGAAGAAGCCGCCTTCTTCAACTGCATCGACTTCGCGCCCGGTGACCGCGTCGGGCTCGGGGTGAGCGATCCGGTCGACGGGAAGTTCCGCATCATCCGCACCACCGACGGGGGAGCGAGCTGGGAGGTGCTGCCGGACGCGGGCATGCCGGACTCGAGCGGCGAGGTGAACTTCTCCGCCAGCGGCGACTGCCTGACGATGACCGGGCACGACGCGTGGTTCGGCGCCGGCGGTGAGGACGCCCGGGTCTACCACTCCGACGACCGCGGCACCACGTGGGAAGCCGGCGATGCCGCGCTGCCCAGCGGTGCGGCCGCCGGTGTCTTCGCGCTCGACTTCGCCAACCCCAGGCAGGGGATCGCAGTCGGTGGCGACTTCGCCGACCCGAGCGCCGGTACCAGCTCGACCAGCGGTGACGGCCGTCAGTGGGACGGAGCCGGCGAACTCACCCACCTCGGCGAGGACGTCGCCTGGATCAACCGTGGCCGGGCCACTGCGTTGACCGTCGGCGAAGGGGGCGGCACCGGTGGCACGAGCATCACCCACGACGGTGGCCGGACGTGGGAGCGGATCGGCGACGAGGCCTTCCACACGCTGGATTGCGTGCCCTCGGGGGAGTGCTGGGCTGCCGGTGGCGACGGGCGCGTGGGGCGCAGTATTTGA
- a CDS encoding MBL fold metallo-hydrolase, with protein sequence MGWTRPGPEEVAPGVHRIPLPLPMDGLKAVNVYAVIGEDSHTLIDGGWEIDVARRALEDALGELGLATQDFDQCLVTHHHRDHYTMALGLRRRADLVVGLGEGEAEQLEAIRASDGAFTGADALLLAADATSVIEGLAALPVDPVDLAGYRDPDRWLRDEECVAAAGRSLRVRATPGHTQGHVVFFDDESDLVFAGDHVLPHITPSIGFQARPVRTPLADYLGSLADMLLERDRLLLPAHGPAGGGLHARVEELLAHHERRLAQTETAVRAGASSGFAVTESLRWTRHERHLSELDPMNQMLATTETLAHLQVLVAQERVREVEVDGVWRYS encoded by the coding sequence ATGGGCTGGACGAGGCCGGGACCCGAGGAGGTCGCGCCGGGAGTGCACCGGATCCCCCTTCCACTGCCGATGGACGGCCTGAAGGCGGTCAACGTCTACGCCGTCATCGGTGAGGACTCGCACACCCTCATCGACGGTGGGTGGGAGATCGACGTCGCCCGGCGTGCGCTGGAGGACGCTCTCGGGGAGCTGGGGCTGGCGACGCAGGACTTCGACCAGTGCCTCGTGACGCACCACCACCGCGACCACTACACGATGGCGCTCGGTCTGCGACGACGTGCGGACCTGGTCGTCGGTCTGGGCGAGGGGGAGGCCGAGCAGCTCGAGGCGATCCGCGCGAGTGACGGAGCATTCACCGGGGCGGATGCCCTCCTCCTCGCCGCGGACGCCACGAGCGTGATCGAGGGCCTGGCGGCCCTGCCGGTGGACCCGGTCGACCTCGCCGGCTACCGCGATCCGGACCGCTGGCTGCGCGACGAGGAGTGCGTTGCAGCAGCAGGCCGTTCGCTCCGGGTGCGGGCGACGCCGGGTCACACGCAGGGGCACGTGGTCTTCTTCGACGACGAGTCGGACCTCGTCTTCGCCGGGGACCACGTACTGCCGCACATCACGCCCTCGATCGGCTTCCAGGCCAGGCCCGTGAGGACACCCCTCGCGGACTACCTCGGGTCACTGGCCGACATGCTCCTCGAGCGCGACCGTCTGCTGCTGCCGGCGCACGGCCCGGCCGGGGGTGGGCTGCACGCCCGTGTCGAGGAGCTGCTGGCCCACCACGAGAGGCGTCTGGCCCAGACCGAGACCGCCGTGCGCGCCGGCGCCTCGTCCGGCTTCGCGGTCACCGAGTCCCTGCGCTGGACGCGTCACGAGCGGCACCTGTCGGAGCTGGACCCGATGAACCAGATGCTTGCCACCACCGAGACCCTCGCACACCTGCAGGTGCTCGTCGCCCAGGAGCGGGTCCGAGAGGTCGAGGTCGACGGGGTCTGGCGCTACAGCTGA
- a CDS encoding DUF1295 domain-containing protein codes for MSYLVVAMIRLGVVGLAGIGVVAAALVVTAGVARRQRRFAVVDATWPLLFVLIAWASVVTGDGSTRSWLLAGLTTVWGGRLAWHLVGRLRGAGEDPRYAELLEDVPPERRFAVAVRKVFLTQGVVAWFVALPLMVAGTTDEPLGPIAALGTLVWLVGLLFEAIGDAQLKAFKADPTTRGTVMDRGLWAWTRHPNYFGDACVWWGLWLIAAEAWPGVLTVLSPVAMTYVLAFATGARLLERRMADRPGYPEYAERTSMFVPLPPKRP; via the coding sequence GTGAGCTACCTCGTCGTCGCCATGATCCGGCTCGGCGTCGTCGGGCTGGCGGGAATCGGCGTCGTCGCCGCCGCGCTCGTGGTCACCGCGGGGGTCGCGCGGCGCCAGCGCCGCTTCGCGGTGGTCGATGCGACGTGGCCGCTCCTCTTCGTCCTCATCGCCTGGGCGAGCGTGGTCACGGGCGACGGGAGCACCCGCTCCTGGTTGCTCGCCGGGCTCACCACGGTGTGGGGTGGGCGTCTCGCGTGGCACCTCGTCGGTCGTCTGCGCGGCGCCGGTGAGGATCCGCGCTACGCGGAGCTCCTGGAGGACGTCCCGCCCGAGCGCCGTTTCGCCGTGGCGGTGCGCAAGGTCTTCCTCACGCAGGGCGTGGTGGCGTGGTTCGTCGCCCTGCCGCTCATGGTGGCCGGGACGACCGACGAGCCCTTGGGTCCCATCGCAGCGCTCGGGACGCTCGTGTGGCTCGTCGGCCTCCTCTTCGAGGCGATCGGCGATGCCCAGCTCAAGGCCTTCAAGGCCGACCCGACCACCAGGGGCACGGTCATGGACCGCGGTCTGTGGGCGTGGACGCGGCACCCGAACTACTTCGGTGACGCCTGCGTGTGGTGGGGCCTGTGGCTCATTGCCGCCGAGGCGTGGCCGGGCGTGCTCACCGTGCTCTCGCCGGTGGCCATGACCTACGTCCTCGCCTTCGCCACCGGCGCCCGCCTGCTCGAGCGGCGGATGGCCGACCGGCCCGGCTACCCGGAGTACGCGGAGCGCACCTCGATGTTCGTCCCGCTGCCGCCGAAGCGCCCCTGA
- a CDS encoding asparaginase has translation MNAPRIGVAALGGTIAMTSESGRGVTPTLAADDLIGAVPRLGEVADITATTLATWPSASVTSADLTSVIEWADDRVAAGASGIVVTQGTDSIEETSYWLDLHWDRPEPLVVTGAMRPPTTPGADGPANLLAAVLTASSQEARDRGVLVVMGDTVHTAVEVLKGRSSHPDAFVSRPFGPLGFLEEERLHLRPAGVRRPALPMTKGGTPPSVALLETHLDDTGDVLDLVVQAGHGGVVIAGFGVGHVPERMVDAVQRAIDADVVVVMATRAGDGPTHRSSYGYAGSEVDLLARGVVPAGWLHPRKARVLLAELLRRGVGLGEVREEFADRGAVRPETSS, from the coding sequence GTGAACGCACCCCGCATCGGCGTGGCCGCACTCGGCGGCACGATCGCCATGACGTCGGAGAGCGGGCGCGGTGTCACCCCCACCCTTGCGGCTGACGACCTCATCGGGGCGGTCCCCCGGCTCGGCGAGGTCGCCGACATCACGGCGACGACACTGGCCACCTGGCCGAGCGCCTCGGTCACCTCCGCCGACCTGACCTCGGTGATCGAGTGGGCGGACGACCGGGTGGCGGCGGGGGCCTCCGGCATCGTCGTCACGCAGGGGACGGACTCGATCGAGGAGACGTCCTACTGGCTGGACCTGCACTGGGACCGCCCAGAGCCGCTGGTCGTCACCGGTGCGATGCGTCCTCCCACCACGCCCGGGGCCGACGGGCCGGCCAACCTGCTCGCCGCGGTGCTCACCGCCTCCTCGCAGGAGGCTCGTGACCGCGGCGTGCTCGTCGTCATGGGCGACACGGTCCACACCGCCGTGGAGGTCCTCAAGGGGCGCAGCAGCCACCCGGACGCCTTCGTCTCCCGGCCCTTCGGGCCGCTCGGGTTCCTCGAGGAGGAGCGGCTGCACCTGCGCCCCGCCGGGGTCCGACGACCCGCACTGCCCATGACGAAGGGGGGCACTCCCCCTTCGGTCGCACTGCTGGAGACCCACCTGGACGACACCGGTGACGTGCTCGACCTCGTCGTGCAGGCGGGTCACGGCGGCGTCGTCATCGCCGGCTTCGGTGTCGGCCACGTCCCGGAGCGCATGGTCGACGCGGTCCAGCGCGCCATCGACGCGGACGTGGTCGTCGTCATGGCGACCCGCGCGGGCGATGGCCCCACGCACCGGTCCAGCTACGGCTACGCCGGCTCCGAGGTCGACCTGCTCGCCCGCGGGGTCGTCCCGGCCGGCTGGTTGCACCCGCGCAAGGCCCGGGTCCTGCTGGCCGAGCTGCTTCGACGAGGTGTCGGGCTCGGGGAGGTCAGGGAGGAGTTCGCGGACCGGGGAGCCGTCCGACCCGAGACGTCGTCGTGA
- a CDS encoding alpha/beta hydrolase, with the protein MTIKHTLVGEGPTKVITVHGWFGGEDGWGLLPDLVDTEAYSVAFFDLRGYGSRADVESSYTLDEVADDVFALADDLGWQRFALVGHSMGGAMALRAFSRDPGRVTALVGISPVPASGVPLDADSHALFDGAAQDHANRYAIIDFTTGNRQPRSWIQSMVAYSAKHSRPEAVAGYLKAWTGADFVADLPAVSVPVHAVVGEHDPALGEETMRATWLEQLPGCELTVIPNAGHYAMFETPVSLVAAIESTLSSSDA; encoded by the coding sequence ATGACGATCAAGCACACGCTCGTGGGCGAGGGCCCGACCAAGGTCATCACGGTGCACGGCTGGTTCGGCGGGGAGGACGGCTGGGGGCTGCTGCCGGACCTCGTGGACACCGAGGCGTACAGCGTCGCCTTCTTCGACCTGCGTGGCTACGGGTCGCGTGCCGACGTCGAGAGCAGCTACACCCTGGACGAGGTCGCCGACGACGTCTTCGCCCTCGCCGACGACCTCGGCTGGCAGCGGTTCGCGCTGGTCGGTCACTCGATGGGCGGGGCCATGGCGCTGCGTGCCTTCAGCCGTGACCCCGGACGGGTCACCGCCCTGGTGGGCATCAGTCCCGTCCCGGCCTCCGGCGTGCCACTCGATGCGGATTCGCATGCCCTCTTCGACGGCGCGGCACAGGACCACGCCAACCGTTACGCGATCATCGACTTCACGACCGGCAACCGTCAGCCCAGGAGCTGGATCCAGAGCATGGTCGCCTACTCCGCGAAGCACTCCCGGCCGGAGGCAGTGGCCGGGTACCTGAAGGCGTGGACGGGCGCCGACTTCGTCGCCGACCTGCCCGCGGTCAGCGTGCCGGTCCACGCCGTCGTCGGCGAGCACGACCCCGCCCTCGGCGAGGAGACGATGCGGGCGACCTGGCTGGAGCAGCTGCCCGGCTGCGAGCTGACGGTCATCCCCAACGCCGGCCACTACGCGATGTTCGAGACGCCGGTGTCGTTGGTGGCGGCGATCGAGTCGACCCTGTCGTCGAGCGACGCGTGA